The nucleotide window TGACATTGAAATAGCTCAATACGACCAGCCCCAGAAAAAAAAGAGAAATCCCCACCGAAAGGAGCGAAACGAAAGTCATCAGTTTGGCCTGGTAAAAACCGCGCACAGCTTCTTTAATGAAATAGATTACTTTATTCATAAATACTACTATTATTGAAAGGAGTAGTAATTTTCTCCAAGGATATTCATACCCCACAAATCGATCAACAGCTGCATGGTTACAACATCGGGATTATCCAGCGCTGCTGTATTTTCGAAAATTCCATACACGACAGCCGAACCATCATAGGCCGGCGTTATCCCGATATTCAGCACTTGCGGTCTTGCCGGAGCATCACTGACTTCACTGTACGAACCGCTCATGGCCCCGGTTTCATCCATAGCAAAATCGGCTTGAAACAAACGTGATGTATTCGGATCGGTATAAAGGACCTTGTATGTACTGTCTTTTTTCCACCTGAAGCTTCCCTGCAAGGGACAGGGGGCGCCGCAGATAACAAGCACCGAATCTACATCGATGCGAATTTCGAACTGGTCTACTCCGGATACCGTCGCGGTGCCGCACCCCGAACTGTCAAGGTTTCCGGAGATTGTCCTTATCCCTGAAGAGACCAGCGTATCGGTAATATGATACCCGGATGATACAGGCTCAAGTGCTCCCCGCCTCACCAGTTTTCCCCTTGCGTACGAGTAGCTGCTGTGTCCGGTGGAAAGATCGATATGCATTACGAGCCTGACCGTATCGCTGAAAACATCTCTGCTCCTGCCGGTCCAGGTATAGGTATATCTATTTGTACCTTCAGTCCCGGTCCCCGGATGCTCATATTTCCATTGTTCACTTTCATTGCCCGGCTGGTAAGCGGTCGTCGTGATATTCGTAATCTGTAATCCCGTTGTGTCAAACCATGCAAGCCCGACCGGTTCCAATGGAGTATAGTTCCAGAACACACTGTCGAATTCCGATTGTGCAGAATAAAAATCGGTCCGGTAAAGAGAATTTACCTGGAGTGTATCCAGCGACGGGCTGCAGGTCAAATCGTAGGAGTAATGGGAACTCTCGGGTATGCCGAACCGGGACGGCACCAGGTCCTCTTTGGTAATGGCGGCAAATTCGATTTTCAGCGAACAACCGGAGAGGGTATCCACACCGCTCAATTCGTAATCGGCCACATTTCCATTTGAGAAAACATCCCGCCGGGAATAAGAAAGAAGGCTGGTGCTTTCCGGAAATACTTTTTGCATATAATCGGCGTCACTGGTTTCTATTCGGGAGGTGAAAAAACTCTCGGTCTCAAGAACATGGACAACCTGAACAGTATCCCTGAAATCATAAACAATCCCATCGGATACAAGCCCCACGCTGCTGTCGGCAGCCTGCCCGATAATGGTATCGTTCAAGAGGGTGCGGACCCATCCATTCGGCCGACCAAGCGAATCTTTATACGCCGCAAGATAGAGTGTGGAATCCAGAGTGTTCCACCACACCTGAGATTCATCGCGGCGTTGAAGGTAAAAATAGTGATACGAATCGGCCCGCAGTACCTTGAGCGTGTCGAAGATAATTTCTCCCGCGGTACCCGTAAGTCTCACCCGGTGTTTGTAGACTGTGTCTGCTCCCGAAAAAAACATCTGGTTTTTCCGTTCCAGAGAGAGTGTCGTATCATTCACGACACTCCAGGTTTCTATGTCAAGGATACGCTTTGAAGCGGTATCCTTAACCTGAAAGCGCACCAGGCTTTCAAAGACCGGAACCGTATCCAGGAAATCAATATTCCAGGCGCCGGTTAATGAATCGGTCACCGAATCCCATATACCCAATGAAGAATCCCGATCGACAACAAGAGTGACGTTCAAGGAATCGAGGGCATAGAGGGAGTCATAATTGAGCGAGTCGGGAAGTGAAGGGAAGACCCGGCTTTTGGTTGCATAGCCAACACTTTGCCGAATTCTTTGCGCCAGGGCGTTCATATCGGTTCCCGATACTTTTGTCTTTTTTGCCAATCCTGTCGAAACGATTTCCTGGGCCTGATCCGGAGCCCAGAAAGCAATCGAAAGGGTTGGGGAATCCAGAACCGTCTGGTCGAATTCAAAGCGGTCGACCACCAAATCGAGATCATATACCGTTCTGAGCGTTTTTGCCATGAAAACGGCACCTTCAACAATATGCTTTCCTTCGCCGCTTACCTGTATTTGGGTCGAGGGTTCCACGGCCGGGTCTGTTATCCTCGAACAGGACATCAGCCCGGCGCATATAAATAAAAATATCACCGGAAGGCTGTTTTTGAGAGTCATCGGGAATTAAGCTTTTAACTAGGTTTACCGTACCACGCTTACTGGATACGGACAAATTTTTTATCGGTTATTTTCATAATTGCGGCCTCACTATTTGCTCCGGTATGCGGATCGAACGAAACAGGGCCGGAGACGCCGATATGATTATTAATGGAAGCCAGGTAGTCTGCAATTTTTTCGGCATCGGGATTGCCGCCGGTTTTATTAAGCGCAGTTATGATGAGTTCGGCGGCGTCATACCCCAACGCGGCAACTCTGCCCGGTTCGGCATTGTATTTCTTTTTATACCTATTTTTAAAGTCCGTCCACCGCTGATTATTGGCATTAATATCAAAATTCGTTGAAATAATTGCATCATTGACATACCGCTTACCGTCAAGGATAGTAGCAGCTGAATGCCATCCGGTAGAACCAAGCATCTGGGTACGAATTTTGTGGAAATAGGTCTGTGCGGCAACCTTGACGGCGTCTTCCGATTCGGCGGGGATAAAAAGTCCGCCGATTTCGATAGTTGAGTCGGCCTGGTAAAGGCTGTCGGCACGCCGGGCGGAACGGCTGTTAACATACTCCATTCCCCTTTCAACAGCAAGCGCTTCTCTGCGACGCTCCGCCATTACAGTGCGCAAATTTACAAATTGAGCCCGGAAATCGTGAGCGCCTTCATCAAAATATTCCTCAGCGACAACTTCACCTCCAAGCCGTTCGACTTCCCGCTTGAATTTTGAGGACATCAGCTGACCATATTCCGACAGGGGAGAAAGAATGGCAAACTCTCTTATATTGAGATTTTCCACAGCATACCGCGCCAGACGAATGCCAAGGGCTCCGATCGTTACATTCATCTGAAAGATATTTGAACCAAGCTTGGCAATACCATCATCAGTTGCTGTCGGGGACAACATGACAACATCCCGCTCCCTGAGCACCGACGCCGCAACAACAGCCGTCTGGCTGAGCACAGGACCGATAACAAGCGGAATGTTATGATCGTCTGCAAGTTCGAGGGTTTTTTGGGCAGTCTCAACCATATTTCCCTTTGTATTGCTGATTACCAGATTAAATTCGGTCATGTTTTTTTTCTGGTAATCTTCAATCGCCAGTTGCACTCCCCGCACAATGCTTTTTCCGATTTCTGCATCATACCCGGACAGCGGAG belongs to Chitinivibrionales bacterium and includes:
- a CDS encoding ABC transporter substrate-binding protein, translating into MRVQFIVFIFVLIFSFSGKAVPSNPAMVLDKAKAAYRAGDYDSTVAVIRTYIKSHGKDASTEHLVPLLVEALLRTEDFTVARRMINIFKKKFPNSDYLPRLYYAEGIALAKAEEYTDAVVAFSQAVKGGVSETLEQHSFDNVELICKRAFTNRELQLLADRRGMAVPIVEILEYYIIYKSYSAGQTARAEKQAEDFRRDFPRSPYLEKIKNLSGRMKRDRRGKIQVGLLAPLSGYDAEIGKSIVRGVQLAIEDYQKKNMTEFNLVISNTKGNMVETAQKTLELADDHNIPLVIGPVLSQTAVVAASVLRERDVVMLSPTATDDGIAKLGSNIFQMNVTIGALGIRLARYAVENLNIREFAILSPLSEYGQLMSSKFKREVERLGGEVVAEEYFDEGAHDFRAQFVNLRTVMAERRREALAVERGMEYVNSRSARRADSLYQADSTIEIGGLFIPAESEDAVKVAAQTYFHKIRTQMLGSTGWHSAATILDGKRYVNDAIISTNFDINANNQRWTDFKNRYKKKYNAEPGRVAALGYDAAELIITALNKTGGNPDAEKIADYLASINNHIGVSGPVSFDPHTGANSEAAIMKITDKKFVRIQ